In Bacteroidales bacterium, a single genomic region encodes these proteins:
- a CDS encoding TIGR02757 family protein: MTTNVLKSLLDYKADLYNRPEFIPDDPVSIPHRYHKKEDIEIAGFLTAILSWGQRKTTIRNASRWMALMDDAPYDYIMNSTEEDQKRLLSFVHRTFNGDDCLYFVQSLQKTYLAGGGLEKLFSPSYPERQMDMGTAISRARQRFFESPHLPRTNKHLPDPCKGSAAKRLNMFLRWMVRKDDRGVDFGLWKRIRMDQLRCPLDVHSGTVARKLKLLSRKQNDWQATEELTASLRELDPDDPVRYDYALFGMGIYENF, translated from the coding sequence ATGACCACGAATGTCCTGAAATCCCTTCTGGATTATAAAGCCGACCTTTACAACCGACCGGAATTCATCCCCGACGATCCTGTTTCGATACCCCATCGGTACCATAAGAAAGAAGACATCGAAATTGCAGGCTTCCTGACAGCCATCCTTTCGTGGGGTCAACGCAAAACCACCATCCGGAATGCCAGCAGATGGATGGCCCTGATGGACGATGCTCCATACGATTACATCATGAATTCCACGGAGGAAGATCAGAAAAGGCTTCTGTCTTTCGTTCACAGGACCTTCAACGGCGACGACTGCCTGTATTTCGTGCAATCACTCCAGAAAACATACCTTGCCGGGGGTGGTCTTGAGAAGCTGTTCAGTCCCTCTTATCCTGAAAGACAAATGGACATGGGGACAGCTATCTCCCGGGCAAGACAAAGATTTTTTGAATCCCCTCATCTGCCACGCACAAACAAACATCTTCCTGATCCCTGCAAGGGTTCTGCTGCAAAACGTCTGAATATGTTCCTGCGCTGGATGGTGAGAAAGGATGACAGAGGTGTGGATTTCGGCCTCTGGAAGCGGATCAGGATGGATCAACTCCGTTGCCCGCTGGATGTTCACTCAGGAACTGTTGCAAGAAAACTGAAACTCCTGTCCAGAAAACAAAACGACTGGCAGGCAACGGAAGAACTGACCGCTTCACTCAGAGAACTGGATCCGGATGATCCGGTCAGATATGATTATGCCTTGTTTGGAATGGGCATCTATGAAAATTTCTGA
- a CDS encoding ion transporter — MMKLTQWIRQYLAVNKIKILRLRLRLRRIIFEADTPAGRRFDIILLITILFSVLVVMLDSIPSVKASIGGFLRVIEWIVTALFTLEYLLRVWTIGRPIKYITSFYGIVDLVSVLPTYLSLLIRGSQYLIIIRIIRMLRIFRILKLGRFMTASNVLVIAMKESRHKIIVFLEVILTIVVIVGAFMYLIEGPESGFTSIPISIYWAIVTITTVGYGDISPATPIGQMIASVIMIIGYAIIAVPTGIITTEMAKAQQKQKIANDSKLFCWSCGEANHEPKAVYCKKCGAKLIQKKEKTRQSQLK; from the coding sequence ATGATGAAACTGACACAATGGATCCGGCAGTACCTGGCTGTGAATAAGATCAAAATCCTGCGGCTAAGGCTCAGACTCCGGCGAATCATCTTCGAAGCGGATACCCCGGCCGGAAGAAGGTTTGATATCATCCTGCTCATCACGATCCTGTTCAGCGTTCTAGTGGTTATGCTCGACAGCATCCCTTCTGTCAAAGCTTCCATCGGAGGATTCCTCAGGGTGATTGAGTGGATCGTCACGGCTCTCTTTACGTTGGAGTATCTCCTGAGGGTATGGACCATCGGCCGCCCAATAAAATACATTACCAGTTTTTACGGCATCGTTGATCTGGTTTCCGTTCTGCCGACCTATCTGAGCCTTTTGATCAGGGGATCACAATACCTGATCATCATCCGTATCATCAGGATGCTGAGGATTTTCCGGATCCTCAAACTGGGCCGTTTTATGACGGCCTCCAACGTTCTCGTCATCGCAATGAAAGAAAGCCGGCACAAGATCATTGTTTTCCTGGAGGTCATACTCACCATCGTGGTGATCGTAGGAGCTTTCATGTACCTGATCGAGGGACCGGAAAGCGGATTCACCAGCATCCCCATAAGTATCTACTGGGCGATCGTCACCATCACCACCGTCGGATACGGCGATATTTCACCGGCAACACCCATCGGCCAGATGATAGCATCGGTGATCATGATCATCGGTTATGCGATCATTGCCGTACCCACCGGCATCATCACAACGGAGATGGCCAAAGCACAGCAGAAGCAGAAGATCGCAAACGACAGTAAATTATTCTGCTGGTCGTGCGGTGAAGCCAACCATGAACCGAAAGCCGTGTATTGTAAGAAATGCGGAGCTAAACTTATCCAAAAAAAAGAAAAAACAAGACAAAGTCAGCTAAAGTAA
- a CDS encoding MFS transporter codes for MELLRLALTPLEKKTFRLHIAYSAIEGIILGVLALNEFVFIKSLKGSSYQLGILFQFSVIVYLLLIVANEFLRRIQNKRKLLMITAVLTRLPLCLLVFFPRTPEIYTNGMAYHILFLTIFLFYYLSTPIVYPLVTLFLKSNYAHHHFGRLYGIATALNKLILIITTFVYGLILDWNHYSFTWVFPVVAVLGIFSIHLLSRIDHSDALPDTARQTFQRSVRDSVAKMIRILRTNKPFRNFELAFMIYGFGYMISIALIVLFYEEALHLNYSSVAFYRNGYTLLSILLLPFFGRLLGLMDPRKFGAYTFTALFLALLFVVLTKYFPLSFNFSDIKIFYTLLFFVILFGVFDAMMALLWYIGPAYFCPREETADYQAVHLALTGIRGVFAPLVGVMFYEWIGFTGAFIIAMVSLLVGIRVVMRSYRREAMGGQ; via the coding sequence ATGGAACTGCTGCGATTAGCCTTGACTCCCCTCGAAAAGAAAACGTTCCGTCTCCATATCGCCTACTCCGCTATCGAAGGGATCATCCTCGGAGTGCTGGCTCTGAATGAATTCGTCTTTATCAAGAGCCTCAAAGGCTCCAGCTATCAGCTGGGCATTCTTTTTCAGTTTTCGGTGATCGTTTACCTGCTGCTGATCGTGGCCAATGAGTTTCTGCGGAGGATCCAGAACAAAAGGAAATTGTTGATGATCACCGCTGTGTTGACCAGGTTGCCACTCTGTTTGCTGGTATTCTTTCCACGAACGCCTGAAATCTACACGAATGGCATGGCCTATCACATCCTCTTTCTGACCATTTTCCTGTTTTACTATCTGTCGACCCCCATTGTCTATCCTCTGGTCACGTTGTTTCTGAAATCCAATTACGCCCATCATCATTTTGGCAGGTTGTATGGAATTGCCACCGCACTCAACAAACTCATCCTGATCATCACTACCTTCGTGTACGGTCTGATCCTCGACTGGAACCACTATTCCTTTACCTGGGTATTCCCTGTCGTTGCAGTTCTGGGGATTTTTTCCATCCATCTGCTTTCCCGGATTGATCATTCGGATGCCCTTCCGGATACGGCCCGGCAGACATTTCAACGTTCTGTAAGGGACTCGGTTGCCAAGATGATCCGTATTTTGCGTACCAACAAACCTTTCCGGAATTTTGAGCTGGCCTTTATGATCTACGGATTCGGATACATGATCTCCATTGCGTTGATCGTCCTTTTTTATGAAGAGGCATTGCATCTGAACTACTCCAGTGTGGCATTCTACCGGAATGGCTATACGCTTCTTTCCATTCTGCTATTGCCATTTTTCGGCCGATTGCTGGGGTTGATGGATCCCCGGAAGTTCGGAGCCTACACGTTTACTGCTCTCTTTCTGGCTCTGCTGTTCGTGGTGCTGACAAAATACTTTCCACTCAGCTTTAATTTTAGCGACATAAAGATTTTTTACACCCTTCTCTTTTTCGTAATCCTGTTTGGAGTTTTTGATGCGATGATGGCTTTGCTCTGGTACATAGGTCCGGCGTACTTTTGCCCCCGCGAGGAAACAGCCGACTATCAGGCTGTTCACCTTGCACTGACCGGTATCCGCGGGGTCTTTGCCCCTCTGGTGGGGGTGATGTTTTACGAGTGGATCGGATTCACCGGCGCTTTTATCATTGCCATGGTTTCACTGCTGGTCGGTATCCGGGTGGTGATGCGGTCGTACCGGAGGGAGGCGATGGGGGGGCAGTAG
- a CDS encoding glutathione peroxidase, producing MTSFTLAAQPGKTFHDFTVQTIDGQTISLSQFKGKKVLVVNTASKCGLTPQYADLEKLYQQYGGDKFTIIGFPANNFMGQEPGTNDEIQNFCQVNYGVTFPMMAKISVKGDDIHPLYKWLTTKELNGIMDAKVSWNFQKFMIDENGHLVDMVPPKEKPFTEKIINWINE from the coding sequence ATGACATCGTTTACCTTAGCAGCTCAGCCAGGCAAGACATTCCACGATTTCACCGTTCAGACCATTGACGGGCAAACGATTTCCCTGAGCCAGTTCAAAGGCAAAAAAGTACTCGTGGTCAACACCGCTTCCAAATGTGGATTGACACCTCAATATGCCGATCTGGAGAAACTTTATCAGCAATACGGCGGCGACAAGTTTACGATCATCGGTTTTCCGGCCAATAACTTCATGGGACAGGAGCCCGGCACGAATGATGAAATCCAGAATTTCTGCCAAGTCAATTATGGCGTAACTTTCCCCATGATGGCCAAGATCTCCGTGAAGGGTGATGACATTCACCCTCTGTACAAGTGGCTGACGACCAAAGAGCTGAATGGAATCATGGATGCCAAGGTCTCCTGGAACTTCCAGAAGTTCATGATCGACGAGAACGGACACCTGGTGGATATGGTGCCTCCGAAAGAGAAGCCTTTTACGGAAAAAATCATCAACTGGATTAACGAATAA
- a CDS encoding MATE family efflux transporter, translating into MNRQILRLAIPNIISNVTIPLLGMVDLAIMGHLGSEIYVGAIALGVIIFNFIFWGFGFLRMGTSGFTAQAYGARDLGEMITILARSLVVALGAGLLIVVLQKPIVLLSFYLIHGSAEVETLATQYYSIRIWSAPATLCLYAFTGWFLGMQNARLTMMVTLLINVLNIGLNFLFVYGFEMKVEGVALGSLLGQYGGLILAILFFLRYYSKLLKRFRFAALKQWAGFKRFFLVNKDILLRTLFLIVTFSFFTARSAAENDSILAVNTLLLQFLFIFSYFIDGFAYAAESLVGKFTGAKDPVRLRSVIRRLFAWGFFLSIPFTIIYLVWNEPILSILTNNRELITLSRDYMPWVVLVPFLSFAAFIWDGIFIGATTAAPLRNTLFVATFLVFLPVYFISRGTIGNHGLWLAMLLFMVTRGVMLSIYARKILMTGRR; encoded by the coding sequence GTGAACCGGCAGATTCTTCGGCTGGCCATCCCCAACATCATTAGTAACGTCACCATTCCTCTTTTGGGAATGGTTGACCTTGCCATTATGGGGCATCTCGGATCCGAGATCTATGTCGGGGCCATTGCCCTGGGGGTCATCATTTTCAATTTCATTTTCTGGGGCTTCGGATTCCTGCGGATGGGCACCAGCGGTTTTACCGCACAGGCTTACGGAGCAAGGGATCTTGGTGAAATGATCACCATCCTGGCACGGTCACTTGTGGTCGCGCTGGGTGCAGGGCTGCTCATTGTCGTTCTTCAAAAGCCAATCGTATTACTGAGCTTTTACCTGATCCACGGAAGTGCGGAGGTTGAAACTCTTGCCACACAGTACTACTCCATCCGGATCTGGTCGGCGCCGGCCACCCTTTGCCTGTATGCCTTCACCGGCTGGTTCCTGGGGATGCAGAACGCCCGCCTCACCATGATGGTCACCTTACTGATCAACGTGCTCAACATCGGATTGAACTTCCTGTTTGTCTATGGTTTCGAAATGAAGGTGGAAGGCGTGGCACTGGGATCATTGCTTGGACAGTACGGCGGGCTCATCCTGGCCATTTTGTTTTTCCTGCGCTATTATTCAAAACTACTGAAACGTTTCAGGTTCGCAGCGCTGAAACAATGGGCTGGCTTCAAAAGATTCTTCCTGGTCAACAAAGATATCCTTCTCCGCACCCTGTTCCTGATCGTCACCTTTTCCTTCTTTACAGCGCGCTCCGCTGCCGAAAACGACAGCATACTGGCGGTGAACACGCTGCTCCTTCAGTTTCTGTTCATATTCTCCTATTTTATCGACGGGTTTGCCTATGCAGCCGAGTCACTGGTGGGGAAATTTACCGGTGCAAAAGATCCCGTACGGTTACGATCGGTGATCCGGCGTCTTTTCGCCTGGGGATTTTTCCTGAGCATTCCCTTTACGATCATTTACCTGGTCTGGAACGAGCCCATTCTCAGCATACTGACAAACAACCGGGAGTTGATCACCCTGTCGAGAGATTATATGCCCTGGGTGGTGCTGGTTCCCTTTCTATCTTTCGCTGCCTTTATCTGGGACGGCATATTTATCGGGGCCACGACTGCCGCACCCTTGCGGAACACGTTGTTCGTCGCCACGTTCCTTGTATTTCTTCCGGTGTATTTCATTTCCAGGGGAACCATCGGCAACCACGGGCTCTGGCTGGCGATGCTGTTGTTCATGGTTACGCGCGGGGTGATGCTGAGCATTTACGCCAGGAAGATACTGATGACCGGTAGGCGGTAA
- a CDS encoding peroxiredoxin — MKHRIVWSLLSISLIVLSKLSTYAQPGTSYPLLIGDTVPSFKVATSQGIMYFPDDYAGKWKILFSHPGDFTPVCTSELLEFALMHDDFKALNCELMGLSVDGYDNHLDWIASMENLEYKGQKGIQIRFPIISDVRMEVSRMFGMVHPHAMSTRTVRAVYIIDPANAVRAILYYPQTVGRNMEEIERLLIALQAVDKYDINTPASWQPGDDIIVASPQTIEAAKWREEAYKRGDIRCLDWYFCFKKLE, encoded by the coding sequence ATGAAACATCGAATTGTATGGTCGTTATTGAGTATTTCTCTCATAGTTTTATCCAAATTAAGCACGTACGCTCAACCAGGCACCTCCTATCCACTGCTGATCGGGGACACGGTACCCTCATTCAAGGTAGCCACTTCGCAGGGTATCATGTACTTCCCGGATGATTACGCGGGAAAGTGGAAGATCCTGTTTAGCCATCCGGGCGACTTCACGCCGGTCTGCACCTCGGAACTGCTTGAATTTGCCCTGATGCACGATGATTTCAAGGCGCTGAACTGTGAACTGATGGGGCTGTCTGTTGACGGTTATGACAACCACCTGGACTGGATAGCCTCGATGGAGAACCTGGAGTATAAAGGCCAAAAGGGCATTCAGATCCGGTTCCCGATCATTTCGGATGTCAGGATGGAAGTTTCCAGGATGTTTGGCATGGTGCATCCGCATGCAATGTCAACCCGAACCGTTCGTGCGGTCTACATCATCGATCCTGCCAATGCAGTTCGGGCCATTCTCTATTATCCCCAGACTGTGGGGCGGAACATGGAAGAGATCGAGCGGTTATTGATTGCGTTGCAGGCTGTGGATAAATACGATATCAACACACCGGCCTCCTGGCAGCCGGGAGATGACATCATTGTAGCGAGTCCTCAGACCATCGAGGCTGCCAAATGGCGCGAAGAGGCTTACAAACGTGGGGACATCCGTTGTCTGGACTGGTATTTTTGCTTTAAGAAGCTGGAGTGA
- a CDS encoding GIY-YIG nuclease family protein has product MKESYIYILTNKNRTVFYTGVTANLSARMSSHLEGNGSVFCKKYNIRELIYYELFMDITDAIRREKEIKGWSREKKLNLVKKRNPELRDLLERGKGPSVRSG; this is encoded by the coding sequence ATGAAAGAAAGCTACATCTATATTCTGACGAATAAGAACAGGACTGTTTTTTACACAGGTGTTACAGCCAATCTATCGGCTAGGATGAGCTCGCACTTGGAAGGCAATGGATCCGTTTTTTGTAAAAAGTACAATATAAGGGAATTGATTTATTACGAGTTATTTATGGATATTACAGATGCCATCAGAAGGGAGAAGGAGATCAAGGGCTGGAGTAGGGAGAAAAAACTGAACCTTGTCAAAAAGCGGAATCCGGAGTTGAGGGATTTGCTTGAAAGGGGGAAGGGTCCTTCGGTGCGCTCAGGATGA
- a CDS encoding FISUMP domain-containing protein, translated as MKRMLLLIVMGSLMILVVAQAPQAFKYQAVIRDKAGQVLSNQNVSLQVSILQSSVDGPEIYRELHSVTTNELGLVSIEIGKGKNPTGSLSAIDWGAGSHFLKLEMDMEGGINFELMGVSQLLSVPYALYAEKAGSGMREADLDWEVIGNDVVTGHGGSYPTGNVGIGNNAPGSLLYVAKNTGEPTITIRNLGGSGGATYSMVDDLSGANWKFKATMYGGFKIRDQANSRDVFSIEPNSDANALYIKSGGNVGVGTNAPDSSAALDVSSSSKGFLPPRMTAIERDNIENPAVGLMIYNLDCQCINFFNGANWVSYGQDPNLDFECGGQLTDVRDDKTYSTVQIGDQCWMAENLNLGTRIDGDQDQTDNDILEKYCYDDIPANCSQYGALYQWNEMMGYDTNRFNTGICPDGWRLPTAAEWDSLVILLGGESVAGYELKENGTTGFEALLGGERSDDGNYADINIKGYFWTASQVNNTQATYRYLTGGNAGFLQSNALKTNGMAVRCIKGLPTRIDSMVVVIDSMTYQLLSDSAELAQGIYRYELLRRPDETIITKNIIVGLTDEGYLRKVDSVFQNRGELTLHTSDATLEDMYEITEQKPETGLIPGEDGKILKIKTFIDGLTLVLTQNGIKCEFDDVIIYQDDDDDPKLTLKVSDGYVLFEPNFVLQFDIENRDLKRFEFGTDDAVWEESYSFNLEVSDEFQLDEPIDITIARYKAKIIIPTVVPIVLVFEFDLKAVYDFTVGGEFIAGLDYTKSNRMTFKMTYENNHWRKDFNITKSTSVDPFIEGQVGIHQELKFVPEISVKLYGAVGPYFNTPLYENFDLNMNMIEGDWDAGFKVGVSGNLGVKAKVLGKKIFNVSFPKLFGYEKYLWNVPDKLVYISGDNQTGLTGEQLVDPLQIKVVDNLNLLWPMIPVHFDVTDGGGTVSQETVTTGINGIAQTNWTLGPNEGENTLEASVVRADGTHVNNSPVIFSANTEDNPSNLPFEDCFESGDFTVSDWTVTGNATISNQSPAEGIYCVRGLTNWGIKKDIYSITDNIVTIEYFMKASQINKNCVTFSLFDASGNESTRVHYRHTGYIIAYDGTQITNLMTYISNTWYSMKIILDMNTKTYDVFIDGQQKANDFDFVSSEFLFPYRFHWYSGEDYNSIGWIDCVRIYPNTLR; from the coding sequence ATGAAACGAATGTTACTACTCATTGTCATGGGGTCACTGATGATCCTTGTTGTGGCCCAGGCACCTCAGGCCTTCAAGTACCAGGCTGTGATCCGGGATAAGGCCGGGCAGGTGCTTTCCAACCAGAATGTCAGCTTGCAGGTCAGCATTTTGCAGTCCTCGGTGGATGGCCCGGAAATTTACCGGGAACTGCATTCGGTTACTACCAACGAACTGGGACTGGTAAGCATCGAGATCGGAAAAGGCAAGAACCCCACCGGCAGCCTGTCTGCCATTGACTGGGGTGCCGGGAGCCATTTCCTAAAACTCGAGATGGACATGGAAGGAGGAATCAATTTTGAGCTGATGGGCGTCTCGCAGCTGCTATCGGTCCCCTATGCATTGTACGCAGAGAAAGCGGGAAGCGGGATGCGGGAGGCTGATCTTGACTGGGAGGTGATTGGCAATGATGTAGTGACCGGTCACGGAGGAAGTTATCCAACCGGCAATGTGGGCATTGGTAATAACGCACCGGGATCATTGCTATATGTTGCAAAGAACACGGGCGAGCCGACCATTACCATCCGGAACCTAGGAGGCAGCGGAGGGGCGACCTATTCCATGGTGGATGATCTCAGTGGTGCTAACTGGAAGTTCAAGGCGACCATGTACGGCGGCTTTAAGATCCGGGACCAGGCAAACTCAAGGGATGTATTTAGTATTGAACCTAATAGTGATGCTAATGCACTCTACATTAAAAGTGGAGGTAATGTTGGTGTTGGTACAAACGCTCCGGACTCATCAGCTGCTCTTGATGTATCAAGTTCATCAAAAGGCTTCCTTCCTCCCAGAATGACCGCTATCGAACGGGATAATATTGAAAATCCTGCTGTGGGACTGATGATCTACAACCTGGATTGCCAGTGCATCAATTTTTTCAATGGAGCAAACTGGGTTTCTTACGGACAGGATCCAAACCTGGACTTCGAATGCGGTGGTCAGCTGACAGATGTCAGGGATGATAAAACGTATTCAACTGTTCAGATCGGAGATCAATGCTGGATGGCGGAGAATCTGAACCTTGGAACCCGGATTGATGGTGATCAGGATCAAACAGACAACGATATTCTTGAAAAGTACTGTTATGATGATATTCCTGCGAATTGTTCTCAATATGGGGCGTTATATCAGTGGAATGAAATGATGGGATATGACACAAACAGGTTTAATACCGGTATTTGTCCCGACGGGTGGAGATTGCCCACAGCAGCTGAATGGGATTCCCTGGTCATCTTACTTGGTGGGGAATCAGTTGCAGGTTATGAATTGAAAGAAAATGGCACAACAGGCTTTGAAGCTTTGCTGGGCGGAGAACGATCAGACGATGGAAACTATGCAGATATAAACATCAAAGGATATTTCTGGACTGCAAGTCAAGTCAACAATACACAAGCAACATACCGATATCTGACTGGCGGAAACGCTGGATTCCTCCAGTCAAATGCGTTAAAGACAAATGGCATGGCTGTCAGGTGCATAAAAGGATTGCCCACCCGCATTGATTCCATGGTTGTGGTGATCGATTCTATGACTTACCAGCTTCTCAGTGATAGTGCAGAACTTGCTCAGGGTATTTATAGATATGAGCTATTGCGTCGGCCAGATGAAACCATAATAACAAAAAATATTATTGTCGGCCTGACGGATGAAGGATACCTGCGTAAAGTGGATAGTGTTTTTCAGAACCGGGGTGAACTTACACTTCACACATCAGACGCAACACTTGAGGATATGTATGAAATAACAGAGCAAAAGCCAGAAACAGGTCTCATTCCTGGAGAAGATGGTAAAATATTAAAGATTAAGACTTTTATTGATGGCTTGACCCTGGTACTCACGCAAAACGGGATTAAGTGTGAATTTGATGATGTTATTATATATCAGGATGATGATGATGACCCCAAATTAACTCTTAAAGTTTCAGATGGTTATGTGCTTTTTGAGCCTAATTTTGTCCTGCAATTTGATATTGAAAACCGTGACCTTAAAAGATTTGAGTTTGGAACGGATGACGCTGTCTGGGAAGAAAGTTATTCATTTAACCTTGAGGTCTCTGATGAGTTTCAATTGGATGAACCAATTGATATAACTATTGCACGTTATAAAGCCAAGATTATCATACCTACAGTGGTGCCTATTGTTTTAGTTTTCGAATTTGACCTTAAAGCAGTATATGATTTCACAGTGGGGGGTGAGTTTATTGCCGGCCTTGACTACACTAAGTCCAACCGCATGACCTTTAAAATGACCTATGAAAATAACCATTGGAGAAAAGATTTCAATATCACAAAATCAACTTCTGTTGATCCATTTATTGAAGGGCAGGTTGGGATACACCAGGAACTTAAATTTGTACCTGAAATAAGTGTAAAACTCTATGGGGCTGTTGGGCCTTACTTCAATACTCCACTCTATGAAAACTTTGATTTAAACATGAATATGATCGAAGGGGATTGGGATGCAGGATTTAAAGTAGGTGTGTCAGGAAATCTTGGTGTTAAAGCAAAGGTTCTTGGCAAAAAGATATTTAATGTTTCTTTTCCTAAATTATTCGGTTATGAAAAATACTTATGGAATGTCCCGGATAAACTGGTTTATATCTCCGGAGACAATCAGACGGGATTGACAGGTGAGCAGCTTGTGGATCCATTACAGATAAAAGTAGTGGATAACCTGAATCTTCTCTGGCCAATGATACCTGTTCATTTCGATGTCACAGATGGCGGGGGTACCGTTTCGCAGGAAACTGTCACGACTGGTATTAATGGTATCGCTCAGACAAACTGGACGCTTGGCCCTAATGAAGGAGAGAATACCCTTGAAGCATCTGTTGTAAGAGCCGATGGTACTCACGTAAATAACTCTCCAGTGATTTTTTCAGCTAATACGGAGGACAATCCAAGTAATCTCCCATTTGAAGACTGCTTTGAATCTGGGGATTTTACAGTAAGTGATTGGACTGTTACAGGTAACGCTACTATAAGTAATCAATCACCAGCAGAAGGTATTTATTGTGTAAGAGGTCTTACTAATTGGGGTATTAAAAAAGACATCTATTCAATTACTGATAACATTGTCACTATTGAATATTTTATGAAAGCATCGCAAATAAATAAAAATTGCGTAACATTCTCTCTATTTGATGCATCTGGAAACGAATCTACACGCGTACACTATCGACACACTGGTTATATTATTGCTTACGATGGAACCCAAATTACAAACTTGATGACCTACATTTCTAATACATGGTATTCAATGAAAATTATTCTTGATATGAATACTAAGACATATGATGTTTTTATTGACGGACAGCAAAAAGCTAACGATTTCGATTTTGTCTCAAGCGAATTTTTATTTCCTTATAGATTCCATTGGTATAGCGGTGAAGACTATAATAGTATCGGTTGGATCGACTGTGTTCGTATTTATCCTAATACTTTAAGGTAG
- a CDS encoding T9SS type A sorting domain-containing protein: protein MKHLLLSLFLIMNLTLFSQAQSLIPDVIATAGDIFFSKNGSLSWTLGEVATETISAETSLLTQGFHQSYLQILKVNTPDDPLVDVTVYPNPVNDLLTIEITTAEKDPQISLELFDFTGQHIYEQTIRSQTLTEQLDVSRFSSSLFILRVINLKSHYTESFKIHKINF, encoded by the coding sequence ATGAAACACTTACTTCTTTCTCTTTTCCTGATTATGAACCTGACATTGTTTTCACAGGCACAATCACTGATTCCTGATGTCATTGCCACCGCCGGGGATATTTTCTTCAGTAAGAATGGTTCGCTGAGCTGGACGCTCGGAGAAGTGGCCACTGAGACCATTTCTGCTGAAACCAGCCTGCTGACCCAGGGATTTCACCAGTCGTATCTTCAGATCCTGAAGGTGAATACACCGGATGATCCGCTGGTGGATGTTACGGTCTATCCCAATCCGGTAAATGACCTGCTGACCATCGAAATCACCACAGCTGAGAAAGATCCGCAGATCAGTCTTGAGCTGTTCGATTTCACGGGACAGCATATCTATGAGCAGACCATCCGGAGCCAAACCTTAACAGAGCAGCTGGATGTGAGCCGGTTCAGTTCATCGCTATTCATCCTTCGGGTGATCAACCTGAAATCGCATTATACGGAATCGTTTAAAATCCATAAGATCAACTTCTAA